One genomic segment of Sminthopsis crassicaudata isolate SCR6 chromosome 4, ASM4859323v1, whole genome shotgun sequence includes these proteins:
- the LOC141565907 gene encoding enoyl-CoA hydratase, mitochondrial-like, with product MAFLSTLVLRGSALLRASCTYAAGGNFEYIITEKKGKANNVGLVQLNRPKALNALCQPLINELNQALMTFQKDPSIGAIVLTGSEKAFAAGADIKEMCDKTFQFCYSGKLLKDWDIITQIKKPVIAAVNGYALGGGCELAMMCDIIYAGEKAQFGQPEILLGTIPGAGGTQRLTRVVGKSLAMEMVLTGDRISAQEAKQAGLVSKIFPVEKLVEEAIQCAEKIANNSKIVTEMAKDSVNAAFEMTLAEGLKLEKKIFYSTFATDDRKEGMSAFVEKRKANFKDK from the coding sequence ATGGCTTTTCTGTCCACGCTGGTGCTCCGCGGGTCCGCCCTGCTCCGCGCGTCCTGCACCTACGCGGCGGGTGGTAACTTTGAATACATTATTactgaaaagaaagggaaggcaaATAATGTGGGACTGGTTCAACTGAACCGACCAAAGGCCCTGAATGCACTTTGCCAGCCCCTGATAAATGAGCTCAACCAGGCCCTGATGACATTTCAGAAGGATCCATCTATAGGAGCCATAGTTCTGACAGgctcagaaaaagcatttgcagCTGGAGCAGACATCAAGGAGATGTGTGATAAGACTTTCCAGTTTTGTTACTCGGGGAAGTTATTAAAGGACTGGGACATCATCACCCAAATCAAGAAACCAGTCATAGCTGCTGTCAATGGTTATGCACTGGGGGGAGGTTGTGAGCTTGCTATGATGTGCGATATCATCTATGCTGGTGAAAAAGCTCAGTTTGGACAGCCAGAAATTCTGCTAGGGACGATCCCAGGTGCTGGAGGAACTCAGAGACTTACCCGGGTAGTTGGAAAGTCTTTGGCAATGGAGATGGTCCTTACAGGTGACCGAATCTCAGCTCAAGAAGCCAAGCAAGCAGGCCTTGTTAGCAAAATTTTCCCTGTGGAGAAGCTGGTTGAAGAAGCCATCCAATGTGCAGAAAAAATTGCCAACAATTCTAAAATTGTAACAGAAATGGCCAAAGATTCAGTGAATGCAGCTTTTGAGATGACATTAGCAGAAGGActtaaattggagaagaaaatcttCTACTCAACCTTCGCCACTGATGACCGGAAAGAAGGAATGAGTGCATTTGTGGAGAAGAGGAAGGCCAACTTTAAGGACaaataa